A single region of the Lactobacillus xylocopicola genome encodes:
- the rpsF gene encoding 30S ribosomal protein S6, producing the protein MTTTKYEITYIIKPDIDEESKKALVENYDKVITDNGGTMVESKDWEKRHFAYEINKYREGTYHVMVFDADNAEAVNEFDRLSKIDTAVLRSMIVKIDE; encoded by the coding sequence ATGACAACTACTAAGTACGAAATAACTTATATTATCAAGCCTGACATTGATGAGGAATCAAAGAAGGCCTTGGTTGAAAACTATGATAAGGTTATTACCGATAACGGTGGTACGATGGTTGAATCAAAAGACTGGGAAAAGCGTCATTTCGCATACGAAATCAATAAATACCGTGAAGGAACATATCACGTTATGGTTTTCGATGCTGACAATGCTGAAGCAGTCAACGAATTTGATCGTTTGTCCAAGATTGATACTGCTGTTTTGCGTTCAATGATCGTTAAGATTGACGAATAA
- the ssb gene encoding single-stranded DNA-binding protein — protein sequence MINRVVLVGRLTRDPELRTTGSGISVATFTLAVDRQFTNAQGERGADFISCVIWRKAAENFCNFTSKGSLVGIDGRIQTRTYDNKDGQRVYVTEVVVDNFSLLESRKDREARGQNGGFTPNNNGNFGNPNTNNSSNMGNPSQNNSQASAPQDPFAGSGDTIDISDDDLPF from the coding sequence ATGATTAATCGAGTTGTACTTGTAGGCCGTCTAACACGTGATCCTGAATTGCGTACTACTGGGAGTGGGATCTCGGTTGCTACGTTTACGCTTGCCGTTGACCGTCAGTTTACTAACGCTCAAGGTGAGAGAGGTGCGGATTTTATCAGCTGTGTCATTTGGCGCAAGGCGGCAGAGAACTTCTGTAACTTTACGTCCAAAGGGTCGCTAGTTGGTATTGATGGCCGGATTCAAACCAGAACTTACGATAATAAAGACGGGCAGAGGGTATATGTAACTGAAGTTGTCGTTGATAACTTCTCATTGCTCGAATCACGTAAAGATCGTGAAGCTCGTGGTCAAAACGGTGGTTTTACACCTAATAATAATGGGAATTTTGGTAATCCAAATACCAACAATTCATCAAACATGGGAAATCCTAGTCAGAATAACAGTCAAGCAAGTGCCCCGCAAGATCCGTTTGCTGGATCGGGTGACACGATTGACATTTCTGATGATGATTTGCCCTTCTAA
- the rpsR gene encoding 30S ribosomal protein S18, with the protein MAQQRRGGGGGRRRKVDYIAANHIDHVDYKDVDLLKHFISERGKILPRRVTGTSAKNQRKVAKAIERARIMGLLPFVTED; encoded by the coding sequence ATGGCTCAACAAAGAAGAGGTGGCGGCGGAGGTCGTCGTCGTAAGGTTGACTACATTGCAGCTAACCATATTGATCACGTTGATTACAAGGACGTTGATCTGTTGAAACATTTTATCTCTGAAAGAGGTAAAATCTTACCACGTCGTGTCACTGGCACCAGCGCTAAAAATCAGCGTAAGGTAGCTAAGGCAATCGAAAGAGCTCGCATTATGGGCTTATTGCCATTTGTTACTGAAGACTAA
- a CDS encoding DHH family phosphoesterase produces MKDFLRKLEFPAFIKDSRLTAAIIIILALSLLGSIVALVMNPLFGLAMVLIFILTVVCVAYGAYILAGNANNFAVSLSYRIKRSEQEAMIKMPLGILLYDQDRQIQWVNPYLQLYLKDEDLIGHTIKSVDSDLDQLIDQTLKAKTAENHTVNWDNHEFEMVIQDNLGVLYLLDITRYAQIEHKYNNELLAIGQVFIDNYDELSETMRDQELTATSSYVQNTLSNYAKSFNAYLKRIDEDHFLLLLHMEDLTKMEKDKFSVLDKMRMETSRNNTPLTLSIGIAFGSSQITELADQAQSNLDLALGRGGDQVVLSQPGESARFYGGKSNPMEKRTRVRARMVSQAISELFKEADRVFVVGHASPDMDSVGSGIGVVKIARLHGVKANFVLDVNKTNYDVSRLLTKMREAEDDQEVFVAPNEALESVTDKSVLVMVDHSKYSITYSKDLYDRLKNRIIVIDHHRRGEEFPENPMLTYVEPYASSACELVTEMVEYQQPNSGKRVLTDIEATAMLAGITVDSKEFSLRTGTRTFDAASYLRSIGASSVGVSELLKEDIDSFLERTKLVSSLQMIKPKMAVLCGNDKQVVDPIITAQAADTALDLENVEASFAITRRDKETISISARSMGDINVQVIMEKLGGGGHLSNAATQIKGITVKEALEKLLVAVDTYEQEND; encoded by the coding sequence ATGAAAGATTTTTTGCGTAAGCTTGAATTCCCTGCTTTTATCAAAGATTCACGGTTGACCGCTGCCATTATCATCATTTTGGCCTTGTCGCTCCTGGGCAGCATTGTTGCGTTGGTCATGAACCCATTATTTGGTTTAGCAATGGTGCTGATTTTTATTCTGACTGTTGTTTGTGTCGCATATGGTGCCTATATCTTAGCGGGTAATGCCAATAACTTTGCGGTTAGCCTGTCTTACCGGATTAAACGCAGTGAGCAAGAAGCGATGATTAAGATGCCTTTGGGCATTTTACTTTACGATCAGGACCGGCAGATCCAGTGGGTGAACCCCTACTTGCAGCTTTACCTGAAAGATGAGGACTTGATTGGACATACAATCAAGTCAGTTGATTCAGATCTCGACCAGTTGATTGATCAGACGCTAAAAGCTAAAACCGCTGAAAATCATACTGTGAACTGGGATAACCACGAGTTTGAGATGGTCATTCAAGATAATTTGGGTGTCCTCTACCTGCTTGATATCACACGCTACGCGCAGATTGAGCATAAGTACAATAATGAATTGTTGGCGATTGGTCAGGTTTTTATTGATAATTATGACGAACTGAGTGAGACGATGCGTGACCAAGAATTGACGGCTACAAGTTCGTACGTGCAGAATACCTTGAGTAATTATGCTAAGAGCTTTAATGCCTATCTTAAGCGGATTGACGAAGATCACTTTCTGCTGCTTTTGCATATGGAAGACTTGACCAAGATGGAAAAAGACAAGTTTTCAGTTTTGGATAAGATGCGGATGGAGACCAGCCGTAACAACACTCCGCTGACTCTATCAATTGGGATTGCCTTTGGCAGTAGTCAGATTACTGAGCTAGCAGACCAGGCTCAGTCTAACCTTGACCTGGCCTTGGGGCGAGGCGGTGACCAGGTCGTCTTGAGTCAGCCAGGTGAGTCAGCCCGTTTCTACGGTGGTAAGTCTAACCCAATGGAAAAAAGGACGCGTGTTCGAGCGCGGATGGTTTCACAAGCTATCAGTGAACTCTTCAAGGAGGCTGACCGTGTCTTTGTTGTTGGTCATGCCAGTCCTGACATGGATTCAGTCGGCAGTGGTATTGGCGTTGTCAAAATCGCTCGGCTCCACGGAGTTAAGGCTAACTTTGTCCTCGATGTCAATAAGACTAACTATGATGTTAGCCGACTGCTTACTAAGATGCGGGAGGCCGAGGACGATCAGGAAGTCTTTGTTGCGCCAAATGAGGCACTGGAAAGTGTGACAGATAAGTCAGTCTTGGTAATGGTCGATCATTCCAAGTATTCTATTACCTACTCTAAGGATCTGTATGATCGCTTGAAGAATCGGATTATCGTGATTGACCACCACCGCCGCGGTGAAGAATTCCCCGAAAATCCGATGTTGACTTATGTTGAACCGTACGCATCATCTGCCTGTGAGTTAGTTACTGAGATGGTCGAGTACCAGCAGCCCAATTCTGGCAAACGCGTTTTGACAGATATTGAAGCTACAGCCATGCTGGCGGGTATCACGGTCGATTCTAAGGAGTTTTCCTTGCGTACAGGAACGAGAACTTTTGATGCAGCCAGTTACTTGCGCTCAATTGGTGCTAGTTCGGTCGGTGTGAGTGAGTTACTTAAGGAAGACATTGATAGTTTTCTGGAACGAACCAAGCTAGTTTCTAGTTTGCAGATGATTAAGCCTAAGATGGCAGTCTTATGCGGAAACGACAAGCAGGTGGTTGATCCGATTATTACGGCGCAAGCGGCTGATACTGCTCTTGACTTAGAAAATGTTGAGGCCAGCTTTGCCATTACGCGCCGTGACAAAGAGACCATCAGTATTTCAGCTCGTTCGATGGGTGACATTAATGTTCAAGTAATTATGGAAAAGCTTGGCGGCGGTGGACATCTATCTAACGCGGCAACCCAAATTAAGGGTATTACAGTTAAAGAAGCACTTGAAAAGTTGCTCGTCGCGGTTGATACTTATGAACAAGAGAATGATTAA
- the rplI gene encoding 50S ribosomal protein L9 — protein MKVIFTEDVRGRGKRGEVKNVPDGYAQNFLFKRGLAKAATKANMHTLERLAANEKAAYETEKAEAEKVKAELDRDETVVNFKSKAGEDARLFGSISGKRIVEGLEEQFGIKVDKRKLSLPEPIKTLGYTNVPVKLFKGVEAKIRVHVTEQN, from the coding sequence ATGAAAGTTATTTTTACTGAAGACGTTAGAGGTCGCGGCAAGCGCGGCGAAGTTAAAAATGTTCCCGATGGTTATGCCCAGAACTTTTTATTTAAACGTGGTCTGGCTAAGGCGGCGACTAAGGCCAATATGCATACTTTGGAACGCTTAGCAGCAAACGAAAAGGCGGCTTATGAGACTGAAAAGGCTGAAGCAGAAAAGGTCAAAGCAGAGCTCGACCGGGATGAGACGGTTGTGAACTTCAAGTCCAAGGCGGGTGAAGATGCTCGCTTGTTTGGTTCAATTTCAGGTAAAAGAATTGTCGAGGGGCTAGAAGAGCAGTTTGGAATTAAGGTCGACAAACGCAAATTGAGCCTGCCTGAGCCGATTAAGACCCTGGGCTACACAAATGTACCGGTTAAGTTATTTAAGGGCGTAGAAGCCAAAATTCGCGTTCACGTTACCGAACAGAATTAG
- the dnaB gene encoding replicative DNA helicase, with protein sequence MDNIVSQQIPHDDEAEKAVLGAIFIDPEVIADASAEVQADDFYKKANQLIFQAMLNLSDRGDAIDPLTLQDELTKQNQMDDIGGIAYVSELALATPTAAHVTYYAKIVHRKALLRRLISASQKIISNAMQDSDEVTDILDDAESEIMNVSSENNVNGFRGIKDIVNATIEEINNIPEDGNMVTGLPTGFVELDKMTTGFHDDELIIVAARPGVGKTSFAMNIAQFVGLHTDQAVAVFSLEMSGEQLVQRMLASEGLINSQHLRTGQLDEEEWSKLVIASGSLANADVYIDDTPGIKMSEIRAQARRLAKEKGNLGLIVIDYLQLIEGPRSESRQQEVSAISRQLKKLAKEIHVPVIALSQLSRSVEQRQDKRPVLSDIRESGSIEQDADIVSFLYRDDYYRDEDEDGGGEHQEVDAEDDNGEVEVIIEKNRSGSRGTVKLMFSKPYNRFSNLDYRHSQPG encoded by the coding sequence ATGGATAATATTGTCTCGCAACAAATACCGCATGATGATGAAGCGGAAAAAGCGGTTTTAGGTGCAATTTTTATTGATCCAGAGGTAATTGCGGATGCTAGTGCGGAAGTTCAAGCCGATGATTTCTATAAAAAAGCCAATCAGTTAATCTTCCAGGCAATGCTGAATTTGTCTGATCGCGGGGATGCAATCGATCCGTTGACTCTACAAGATGAGTTAACGAAGCAGAATCAAATGGATGATATTGGTGGTATTGCCTATGTGTCTGAGCTTGCTCTGGCCACGCCAACCGCGGCTCACGTTACTTACTACGCCAAAATCGTTCACCGAAAGGCGCTTTTGCGGCGGCTTATTTCGGCTAGCCAAAAAATTATTTCTAATGCAATGCAGGATTCCGATGAAGTGACTGACATTCTTGATGACGCCGAGAGCGAAATCATGAATGTTTCTTCGGAAAACAATGTGAATGGTTTTCGCGGAATAAAGGATATTGTTAACGCAACAATTGAAGAAATCAACAATATTCCGGAAGACGGCAACATGGTCACAGGCTTGCCCACGGGCTTTGTCGAACTCGACAAGATGACGACTGGTTTCCATGATGACGAGCTGATTATTGTGGCTGCGCGGCCCGGGGTTGGTAAAACGTCCTTTGCCATGAATATTGCCCAGTTTGTCGGCTTACATACTGATCAAGCGGTGGCGGTCTTTTCGCTGGAAATGAGCGGTGAACAGCTGGTTCAACGGATGCTTGCCTCAGAAGGGCTGATTAACTCCCAACACCTCAGGACGGGGCAGCTGGATGAAGAAGAGTGGAGCAAGCTGGTGATTGCTTCGGGGTCACTGGCGAACGCTGATGTCTACATTGATGACACGCCGGGGATTAAGATGAGTGAGATCAGGGCCCAGGCCCGCCGCTTAGCCAAAGAGAAGGGGAACTTAGGGTTAATTGTAATTGATTACCTGCAGTTAATTGAAGGACCACGCAGCGAGTCGCGCCAGCAAGAAGTCTCGGCGATTTCGCGGCAATTAAAAAAGTTGGCCAAGGAAATTCACGTTCCGGTAATTGCCCTGTCCCAGTTATCGCGGTCGGTTGAACAGCGGCAAGACAAGCGCCCAGTTCTGTCTGATATTCGTGAATCCGGTTCAATTGAGCAAGATGCCGACATCGTTTCATTTTTGTATCGCGATGATTATTATCGCGACGAAGATGAAGATGGCGGTGGCGAACACCAGGAAGTTGATGCTGAAGACGATAATGGTGAAGTTGAAGTAATTATTGAAAAGAACCGGTCGGGTAGCCGCGGAACCGTCAAGTTGATGTTCTCCAAGCCCTATAACCGCTTTTCCAACCTTGATTATCGTCATAGTCAGCCGGGTTAA
- a CDS encoding CsbD family protein produces MVDKGFKDKVAGKAKEVKGKVQQAAGDMKDKAQEATDSVKDKVDDVKDNMKK; encoded by the coding sequence ATGGTTGATAAAGGATTCAAAGACAAGGTAGCTGGTAAGGCTAAAGAAGTCAAGGGTAAAGTTCAACAAGCTGCCGGCGACATGAAAGATAAGGCGCAGGAAGCGACTGATAGCGTTAAAGATAAGGTCGATGACGTTAAAGACAACATGAAGAAATAA
- a CDS encoding Mbeg1-like protein — protein sequence MAGSLDYLRWRGDLLFAEKPFNSVDAALLSSLVYLPADDSVANHTLGEVADQLRKSPSFQHQMHSETAAEIILLSESPRIGSIKILDWTDRLETVPHPLQFCAATFVINADTLAVVFRGTDGSMTGWQEDMRMNYMPEIYGQNVAADYLATIAQRYPHKRIYLLGHSKGGNFAQYALSVATPAIQARVIKAISFDGPGFFHKVYTSPGFVQAMPKMRTYIPQGSIFGAMLDHPEQTLVVKSTVAMRNQHDPRRWSVGRDSFTLAAGLSPGSRIIRHAFISFTHSIPKDKREETFSDLFEAFENFDIDQLHQLTRNKLVGTYRLSRVFMSLDPQERKLIAQIFSNIWDSYKNNLTVPLMASNYALYPKSNDSNKAPVFYEFYDPAHPNLKLPPDIQQKLH from the coding sequence ATGGCTGGTTCACTTGACTACTTACGTTGGCGCGGCGACCTCTTGTTTGCCGAAAAACCATTCAACAGTGTCGATGCAGCTCTCCTATCTTCCCTGGTCTACCTACCAGCCGACGATTCAGTTGCTAACCACACATTAGGCGAAGTTGCAGACCAGTTGCGCAAATCACCGTCTTTTCAGCATCAAATGCATTCTGAAACAGCAGCCGAAATAATTCTGCTTTCAGAAAGTCCGAGAATTGGCTCTATTAAGATTCTTGATTGGACTGACCGACTGGAAACGGTTCCTCATCCCTTACAGTTCTGTGCTGCTACTTTTGTTATTAACGCGGACACACTTGCAGTTGTCTTTCGCGGAACAGATGGTTCCATGACGGGCTGGCAGGAAGATATGCGCATGAACTACATGCCCGAAATTTACGGTCAAAATGTGGCCGCTGATTACCTCGCAACCATCGCCCAGCGCTATCCCCACAAACGAATCTACCTGCTTGGTCACTCTAAGGGCGGCAACTTCGCCCAATATGCCCTTAGTGTCGCCACGCCAGCAATTCAAGCTCGCGTTATCAAGGCTATTAGCTTCGACGGTCCGGGTTTCTTTCACAAGGTGTATACCAGTCCGGGCTTTGTGCAGGCCATGCCCAAAATGCGGACATACATCCCCCAAGGGTCAATTTTTGGGGCCATGCTAGACCATCCCGAACAAACCTTGGTTGTTAAAAGTACGGTAGCAATGCGCAACCAGCATGATCCAAGGCGCTGGTCGGTTGGTCGGGATAGTTTCACGCTGGCAGCTGGACTTTCACCGGGAAGCAGGATAATTCGCCATGCCTTCATCAGCTTCACCCACTCTATCCCTAAAGACAAACGAGAGGAAACTTTCTCCGACTTATTTGAGGCCTTTGAAAACTTTGACATTGATCAATTGCACCAGTTGACTAGGAACAAGCTAGTTGGGACCTATCGCCTCAGCCGGGTCTTCATGTCACTGGATCCGCAAGAACGGAAACTAATTGCGCAGATTTTTAGCAATATTTGGGACTCGTATAAGAACAACCTGACCGTCCCCCTGATGGCCAGCAATTATGCGCTTTACCCCAAGAGTAACGATTCTAACAAGGCACCTGTTTTTTACGAATTCTACGATCCGGCGCACCCTAATTTGAAACTACCGCCAGACATCCAGCAGAAGCTACACTAG
- a CDS encoding MgtC/SapB family protein, which produces MIDIMPVADQFSWLLRILVASLCGALIGYERAIQRKSAGVRTHIVVAFSSALFMIVSKYGFADLLKMSDMALDPSRIAAQIVSGISFIGAGAILVKKQQISGLTTAAGIWATAAIGMAIGSGLYLLGIATTILLFIIQMLFHDDSLIDKIIMHIRFNIQIEAVNKHKILHTIEAELEANHVENVSVKILNVTDKRIIFFVDGIINNNIDENKIIMALRKYPDIKRISYSSISK; this is translated from the coding sequence ATGATCGATATAATGCCGGTTGCTGATCAATTTTCTTGGTTATTGCGAATCCTGGTAGCTTCGCTGTGTGGCGCCCTGATTGGCTATGAACGGGCAATTCAACGAAAAAGCGCGGGGGTTAGAACCCACATAGTTGTAGCATTTTCTTCTGCCCTCTTTATGATTGTTTCAAAGTATGGTTTTGCTGACTTACTTAAAATGTCTGATATGGCCTTAGACCCTTCACGAATTGCTGCGCAAATTGTATCCGGTATTTCATTTATTGGTGCCGGAGCGATTTTGGTTAAGAAGCAGCAAATTTCCGGCTTAACCACCGCTGCAGGTATCTGGGCCACAGCCGCTATTGGCATGGCGATCGGATCAGGCCTATACCTGCTAGGTATTGCCACAACTATTCTGCTATTCATCATCCAGATGTTGTTCCACGATGATAGTCTCATCGACAAGATTATTATGCATATTCGCTTTAACATTCAGATTGAGGCCGTTAACAAGCACAAGATTTTGCATACTATCGAAGCTGAACTAGAGGCCAATCACGTTGAAAATGTATCTGTCAAGATACTCAACGTTACTGATAAGCGAATCATCTTCTTTGTAGATGGCATCATCAACAACAACATTGACGAAAACAAAATTATTATGGCGCTGCGCAAATACCCCGACATTAAGCGCATTAGTTATTCTAGTATTAGCAAATAA
- a CDS encoding ABC transporter ATP-binding protein, whose product MINIKVISYSYKTFEKNSGLHGTIKDFFHREKVYVSALKKVNLNIKDGEVVGLIGPNGAGKTTLVKVLTGILSPTNGQVVIDGIFPDSHDKKMLANIGVLFGQKSQLSWDLPPIDTLNMLGSIYNIDVNDFDARLSELSNMLNAKDILRTPTRNLSLGQRVKCDLICSLIHNPKYLFLDEPTLGLDLVTQESIYNFLRKLNQVNGTTIIITSHNMRDIEAVTKRLLILAKGKIIFDGSIKSLPVNVNEYKKFCVRLYDGKKEQIEENISADNLSKTLKSIDPKQIISISREGVSVEELILKIYKNQEF is encoded by the coding sequence GTGATAAATATAAAAGTAATTAGTTATAGCTATAAAACTTTTGAAAAAAATTCTGGATTACATGGAACAATAAAAGACTTTTTTCATCGTGAGAAAGTATATGTGTCTGCGTTAAAAAAAGTTAACCTGAACATAAAAGATGGTGAAGTTGTTGGCTTAATAGGTCCAAATGGTGCTGGTAAAACAACATTAGTTAAAGTTTTAACGGGAATTCTGTCTCCGACTAATGGTCAAGTAGTGATAGATGGGATATTCCCAGACAGCCATGACAAAAAAATGTTAGCAAATATTGGTGTGCTTTTTGGTCAAAAATCACAGCTTTCTTGGGATTTGCCTCCCATTGACACTCTTAATATGTTGGGAAGTATTTATAATATTGATGTTAATGATTTCGATGCAAGATTGTCGGAACTTTCAAATATGTTGAATGCCAAAGATATCTTACGTACGCCAACTAGAAATCTTTCTTTGGGACAACGAGTAAAGTGCGATTTAATATGTTCTTTAATACATAATCCTAAATATTTGTTTCTTGATGAGCCTACTTTGGGATTAGATCTAGTAACTCAAGAAAGTATATATAATTTTTTACGTAAATTAAATCAAGTTAATGGTACAACGATTATAATAACATCGCATAATATGCGTGATATTGAGGCTGTAACAAAAAGGCTGTTAATTTTGGCAAAAGGTAAAATTATTTTTGACGGTTCAATTAAATCATTACCAGTAAATGTTAATGAATATAAAAAATTTTGCGTTAGATTATATGATGGTAAAAAAGAACAAATTGAAGAAAATATATCTGCCGATAATTTAAGTAAGACATTGAAAAGTATAGATCCAAAACAAATAATTTCTATTTCACGTGAAGGTGTGTCAGTTGAGGAATTGATTTTGAAAATTTATAAAAATCAGGAATTTTGA
- a CDS encoding ABC-2 family transporter protein: MVKKYLAIFYLGLKDSLIYRSNYVIKLIIQFVNLIVSLLMWSWISRKNSLIDYRSLAQYLVVTNITVLLFTTHPAFQLSNLIKSGKIVNFITKPVSLFWYLYFHNVGYSTPLFIFYFLMILFFKVQFKTMLLLLCYFVLAYLMFFSMMMLLGSLGFWVINMWPLRAGINAIYSLLGGLYFPLSLLGQKTYSWIHFNPFSLVTDIPARLISGMLDTHVVNNFCMLGIWTFIFLIGYCVLLTKGLHKYDGASV, translated from the coding sequence ATGGTAAAAAAATACTTAGCAATTTTTTATTTAGGACTAAAAGATAGTTTAATTTACAGAAGTAATTATGTTATCAAGCTAATTATCCAGTTTGTCAATTTAATAGTTTCACTTTTAATGTGGTCATGGATAAGTAGGAAAAATAGTTTAATAGATTATAGGTCTTTAGCACAGTATCTGGTGGTTACTAATATAACAGTACTACTTTTTACTACACATCCCGCATTTCAGTTATCAAACTTAATAAAATCAGGAAAGATAGTTAATTTTATAACAAAACCAGTGTCTTTATTCTGGTATCTTTACTTCCATAATGTTGGCTATTCTACCCCATTATTTATTTTCTATTTTTTAATGATTTTATTTTTTAAAGTGCAATTTAAAACAATGCTATTGTTGTTATGTTATTTTGTTCTGGCATATTTAATGTTTTTTAGCATGATGATGCTGTTAGGAAGCTTGGGATTTTGGGTAATCAACATGTGGCCGTTAAGAGCAGGAATAAATGCAATTTATTCGTTATTAGGTGGATTATATTTTCCTTTATCATTGCTGGGGCAAAAAACTTATTCATGGATACATTTTAATCCTTTTTCTTTAGTTACGGATATTCCCGCTAGATTAATATCTGGCATGTTAGATACACATGTGGTTAATAACTTTTGCATGCTTGGTATTTGGACATTTATTTTTTTAATAGGATATTGTGTACTGCTTACAAAAGGATTGCACAAATATGATGGGGCAAGCGTATGA
- a CDS encoding ABC-2 family transporter protein translates to MRKKHILLSIWRQSIEQFLIYRTTSVITFALALIFLLIQLYVGNFYFEDINSVAGWTKNQYFILITFTNSATYLYNIFFIVGHENFSEAILQGDLDYSLIRPVSSYWYLVGTNIDIPSIFNFFLSVILLAKYLRIELVGINQVVLISVELIMSSITIFLINQICISVTFWINGLTALYGAVEDMISFATHPRQIFPKLVQYIFTFLIPILLVTNIPVELVFGRVSWTYLLYFWIIITILYVISILMWKYGTKKYSSAN, encoded by the coding sequence ATGAGAAAAAAGCACATTTTGCTTTCTATTTGGCGGCAGAGTATAGAGCAATTTTTAATTTACAGAACAACTAGTGTAATTACATTTGCTTTGGCACTAATATTTCTTTTAATTCAGTTGTACGTTGGAAATTTTTATTTTGAGGATATAAACAGTGTTGCAGGTTGGACAAAAAATCAATATTTTATACTGATCACATTTACGAACTCAGCAACATACCTATATAATATTTTTTTCATTGTTGGACATGAAAATTTCAGCGAGGCAATATTACAAGGAGATTTAGATTATTCCCTAATTAGACCGGTATCATCGTATTGGTATCTTGTGGGAACAAATATAGATATTCCAAGCATTTTTAATTTCTTTTTATCAGTTATACTTTTAGCTAAATATCTGCGTATAGAGCTGGTTGGTATAAATCAGGTTGTGTTAATAAGCGTAGAGCTTATTATGTCATCAATAACAATTTTCTTAATTAATCAGATTTGTATTTCAGTTACATTTTGGATTAATGGGTTAACTGCACTTTATGGTGCCGTGGAAGATATGATTAGCTTTGCAACACATCCAAGGCAAATATTTCCTAAGCTGGTGCAATATATTTTTACATTTTTAATACCTATATTATTAGTTACTAATATCCCTGTAGAGTTGGTTTTTGGGAGAGTAAGCTGGACATATTTACTCTACTTTTGGATTATAATTACCATTTTGTATGTAATTTCTATTTTAATGTGGAAATATGGTACCAAAAAATATAGTTCAGCAAATTAA